In Plantibacter sp. PA-3-X8, one DNA window encodes the following:
- a CDS encoding NUDIX domain-containing protein: protein MPMSDYVASIRAHIGTGFLMLPGVTAVIRDGDRFLLGRHRHSGLWSLIGGGVEPGEEPADALLREVLEETGARVRIRGIVGVYGGEPMMVRYPNGDHVGYVTTAYDCELLSEATADPEELLELGWFARDEIPTLSRRDWIDRVIGDAPGHESAGSEERVGS from the coding sequence ATGCCGATGTCCGACTACGTCGCCTCGATCCGCGCCCACATCGGGACCGGGTTCCTCATGCTCCCCGGGGTCACGGCGGTGATCAGGGACGGGGACCGGTTCCTCCTCGGTCGCCATCGCCACTCCGGCCTCTGGAGTCTGATCGGCGGCGGTGTCGAGCCGGGTGAGGAGCCCGCCGACGCGTTGCTCCGCGAGGTCCTCGAGGAGACCGGCGCCCGGGTCCGCATCCGCGGGATCGTCGGGGTGTACGGCGGCGAACCGATGATGGTGCGGTACCCGAACGGCGACCACGTCGGGTACGTGACCACCGCCTACGACTGCGAGCTCCTCAGCGAGGCGACCGCGGACCCCGAGGAGCTCCTCGAACTCGGCTGGTTCGCGCGTGACGAGATCCCGACGCTGTCGCGACGCGACTGGATCGATCGCGTCATCGGCGACGCCCCTGGACATGAGTCGGCGGGTAGCGAGGAACGGGTCGGGTCGTGA
- a CDS encoding HAD-IA family hydrolase, with the protein MISVVLFDLDGVIRHFDPARVSDIEVRYGLQPGALAGIAFAPPLIDEVTTGRITRAEWVSRIGHLVGDRAAAEEWGAQRWSVDDALLELSNEIRTAGLTTAVLTNGTDTIAAELATSGIADHFDAIFNSADIGFAKPDVRAFQHVLDALEVRGEDVFFTDDSAAKLAGAARLSMSTHRFTTVDDLRGRLRAAGVPVRGAQAPERSGRGELAGREDTGLEG; encoded by the coding sequence GTGATCAGCGTCGTCCTGTTCGACCTCGACGGCGTGATCCGACACTTCGATCCGGCACGGGTGTCCGACATCGAGGTCAGGTACGGGCTGCAGCCCGGGGCGCTCGCCGGGATCGCCTTCGCGCCACCGCTGATCGACGAGGTCACCACCGGCCGGATCACGAGAGCCGAATGGGTCAGCCGGATCGGACACCTCGTCGGTGACCGGGCCGCGGCTGAGGAATGGGGTGCTCAGAGGTGGTCGGTCGACGACGCGCTGCTGGAGCTGTCCAACGAGATCCGAACCGCGGGCTTGACGACGGCGGTGCTCACGAACGGCACGGACACCATCGCCGCTGAGTTGGCGACGTCCGGCATCGCCGACCACTTCGACGCGATCTTCAACTCGGCGGACATCGGCTTCGCGAAACCCGACGTCCGAGCGTTCCAACATGTGCTCGATGCACTGGAGGTGCGGGGCGAGGACGTGTTCTTCACCGATGACTCGGCAGCGAAGCTCGCCGGAGCAGCACGCCTGTCGATGTCCACGCACCGGTTCACGACGGTCGACGACCTTCGGGGTCGCTTGCGCGCCGCGGGAGTGCCGGTTCGTGGTGCGCAGGCGCCCGAACGCTCAGGCCGAGGCGAGCTGGCGGGCCGTGAGGACACCGGTCTCGAGGGCTGA